Proteins from a genomic interval of Lycium ferocissimum isolate CSIRO_LF1 chromosome 2, AGI_CSIRO_Lferr_CH_V1, whole genome shotgun sequence:
- the LOC132046413 gene encoding protein FREE1-like, with translation MQHGDVSSAYYQYYQPHFPNPNPTDQPYTPAAAVPGQFASAPPVASGDYSNYAATYPPYSDHAPNPPAPFPSNPSSQSTYGFPHLEAPQPNYYPYDQNQPPVNYDFAPPNPPSYNSLNSSAPYSSTGTNYGNSFENNANYGSYGGDQGLYDGGVYKYNGKKEESYSSGNRSQSSSGLMFDDYGRPINVDNSGREQQQGRPVNTPTKVVKATPKIEDQQDVTGGVLKFRVKLLSEGIGQTDMDVLCQIGLDGIRILDPATSRTQRIYSLENVTRWEVLDSYIFAFWAKTSVDFEAKRIRLKSNSYTTNNILDAVTAASIQVKEMGESSMPSDAIKGSESAAEKKKGFDWMKLMRPLNEEKDHWVPDEAVRKCTACGTDFGAFVRRHHCRNCGDIFCDKCTQGRTALTADEDAQPVRVCDRCMAEVTQRLSNSKAAVRVAALPSHVDLAKKLQEEMDKKRKTSIGHTSEGSRRMREVACPTCTVHLQVEVPASGSETIECSVCQQPFLVSAH, from the exons ATGCAACACGGCGACGTTAGCTCTGCCTATTACCAATATTACCAGCCTCACTTTCCGAACCCTAACCCTACCGATCAACCCTACACTCCGGCCGCCGCCGTCCCCGGCCAATTCGCCTCCGCTCCGCCTGTTGCTTCCGGCGATTACTCCAATTACGCCGCCACATATCCGCCGTATTCCGATCATGCCCCTAATCCACCGGCTCCGTTCCCTTCAAACCCTAGCTCTCAATCTACCTACGGTTTCCCTCACCTTGAAGCTCCTCAGCCCAATTATTATCCCTATGATCAAAATCAACCACCtgtgaattatgattttgcTCCACCAAATCCACCTAGTTATAATTCATTGAATTCGTCAGCTCCTTATTCGTCCACAGGGACTAATTATGGTAATTCGTTTGAGAATAACGCGAATTATGGTTCGTATGGTGGTGATCAGGGGTTGTATGATGGTGGTGTTTATAAGTATAATGGGAAGAAAGAGGAGTCGTATAGTAGTGGAAATCGATCACAGTCGAGTTCGGGTTTGATGTTTGATGATTATGGAAGACCGATTAATGTTGATAATAGTGGGAGGGAGCAGCAGCAGGGAAGACCTGTGAATACTCCTACTAAAGTTGTGAAGGCAACACCAAAGATTGAGGACCAACAAGATGTAACAGGTGGTGTTTTGAAGTTTCGTGTCAAGCTTTTATCGGAAGGCATTGGTCAGACTGATATGGATGTGCTCTGTCAG ATTGGTCTAGATGGGATTCGCATACTTGATCCTGCGACTAGCCGGACTCAGAGGATATATTCACTCGAGAACGTGACAAGATGGGAG GTGTTGGATTCATATATATTTGCATTTTGGGCTAAAACTTCGGTCGACTTTGAAGCTAAACGTATAAGGCTGAAATCAAATAGCTATACCACGAATAATATTCTTGATGCAGTGACAGCAGCAAGTATTCAG GTCAAAGAAATGGGCGAGAGTAGTATGCCTTCAGATGCAATCAAGGGATCTGAGTCGGCTGCtgagaagaagaaaggttttGATTGGATGAAGTTGATGAGGCCACTTAATGAAGAGAAAGATCACTGG GTTCCTGATGAAGCAGTTCGCAAGTGCACTGCTTGTGGGACAGACTTTGGTGCTTTTGTACGAAGG CACCACTGCAGAAATTGCGGGGATATTTTCTGTGACAAATGTACTCAAGGTAGAACTGCTTTGACTGCAGATGAAGATGCCCAACCAGTTCGAGTTTGTGACCGATGCATG GCTGAGGTAACTCAAAGGCTCAGCAATTCTAAAGCTGCGGTCAGAGTTGCTGCATTGCCAAGTCATGTAGACCTTGCAAAAAAACTCCAG GAGGAGATGGACAAAAAGCGGAAGACATCAATAG GTCATACATCCGAAGGATCCAGGAGGATGAGAGAGGTTGCATGTCCAACTTGCACAGTCCATTTGCAG GTTGAAGTCCCAGCTTCTGGATCAGAAACGATAGAGTGCAGCGTCTGCCAGCAGCCATTCCTTGTTAGTGCTCATTGA
- the LOC132046412 gene encoding F-box protein At4g35930-like, with protein MGKVSPKDGQSKTPKQKRRSKSTRSKYLRPGALAQLRNTKVSAAKCCTDLWKKRVAVRNADDANDEVVLPNDVNDESPIFLTPMKFPLGAVTSPMDLAKQNNLQMTPKTPGAVEGMLESRLESLPLDLLVNILCHLQHDQLKAVFHVSQKIRKAVILARQLHFNYTTPYKIRQDMSGTMTPLPTDHWPFASKGDGKGACVHSPRTPQAPKHGPKPPSRLKFIEMEQIATALFQESAFPSRCLVPSVIPKPLCKSLGSNRVLFYEDELCQAVSQNRLR; from the exons ATGGGGAAAGTATCTCCTAAAGACGGGCAATCCAAGACTCCAAAGCAGAAAAGGCGGTCGAAGAGTACAAGAAGCAAGTATCTGAGACCAGGTGCTCTTGCACAGCTTCGGAACACCAAGGTTTCCGCTGCTAAATGTTGTACTGatctttggaagaaaagagtgGCTGTAAGGAATGCAGATGATGCTAATGATGAAGTTGTGCTTCCAAATGATGTTAATGATGAGAGTCCCATATTTCTAACTCCTATGAAATTTCCTTTGGGTGCTGTGACTTCACCCATGGATTTAGCCAAGCAGAATAATTTGCAAATGACACCAAAGACACCCGGAGCTGTAGAAGGCATGTTGGAGTCGAGGCTTGAGTCACTTCCATTGGATTTGTTG GTTAACATACTTTGCCACCTGCAACATGACCAACTTAAAGCAGTTTTCCACGTCTCTCAGAAGATCAGGAAGGCA GTAATTCTGGCGAGACAACTCCATTTCAATTATACTACTCCATATAAAATACGGCAAGACATGTCAGGAACCATGACTCCTCTCCCCACGGATCACTGGCCTTTTGCAAG CAAAGGGGATGGAAAAGGTGCATGTGTTCACAGCCCTCGTACTCCTCAGGCTCCTAAGCATGGTCCAAAGCCCCCATCTCGTCTCAAGTTCATAGAGATGGAGCAAATTGCAACTGCCCTTTTCCAGGAATCTGCCTTTCCTTCAAGGTGTTTGGTGCCATCTGTTATACCAAAGCCCCTTTGCAAGTCCTTGGGTTCTAATAGAGTTCTATTTTACGAGGATGAACTATGCCAGGCTGTTTCTCAGAATAGACTTCGTTAG